Genomic window (Sediminispirochaeta smaragdinae DSM 11293):
ACGACGCTCCCTGCCGAGATGCTTCTTGAAAGCTGGCTTCTGCTAAGGCCCCTGATCTCTGATCAGCGCCTGCTTTCGGCGGATAAACTACCAGGTTTTCTCGAGCGGTGGGAGCTCGCCTTGAAGCGGCTCCCGGATAATTCCATGCGCCGGAGCTGGCTGGATCATATGGCCCGGTACCTCGATCAATGTACCCGACTTGAGCAGGTCTTTGCCCTGGGGCGTCTGGCCGCCTGGATTCTGGGGCTGGCCGAACAGCGGCAAGCGGCCCTGGAGAGTGCTGATCTTCTACCTGAAAAGCTCATCGGTGAGCTTCTTCACATAGAGAAGAGTGGACTGAAAGAGGCCCGGGATAACCCCTGGTTTTTCAAAGGCTCCTTCATCAAGGGGCGTATCGGCGGTTTCGCCGGTTACGGAGGGCCCTTCCTTCAGCCACCTACATGTCGCAGGCTGGAAGGGGTTTCTTTGCCTGCCTCCAGCGGCCTTGTGGCCCATGACCGGAAAAATGGTTACCATCTCTTTGCCGATTCCTTCGGCTGCCGTCTGGTTTACGATCCCGCCCTCCTGACCCTGGCCCGGAATCTTCCCGAGGCGCATGAGACCGAGTGGCTCCTTGTCGACTGTCGGAAGGACAGTCACTACCTATGGGTCCGGAGGAAGGGGGCATGAACGGGAAAGAACTGTGCGAAGCCTGGGATGAACGGTGGGAAGAGGCCTTGGGGCTTTGGAGTCATCTGGTCATGATGCGTTCTCCCCACTGGTGTTTTTCTACGGAGGAGGCAAAGACCCAGGGACTGGAGGGCAGTTTTGCCATGATTCGTCTGAAGGATCACCGAGTCGTTCTCGATGCTTCACTCATCTCGTATTATCGCTTGGAAGACTTTCCTCTGGAAATACTCGCCCACGAAATCGGCCATCATGTCTATGTCCCGGCAAATCTTCAGGACAACGGGCGTTTGCTAAGCCTGGTGCGCAAGGCCCTGACGGAAAAAGAAAGCTATGCGCCCCAGTTTATGAACCTCTACGCCGATCATCTGATTAACTACCATCTTCAGAAACAGAAAGGCCTGGCCATGGCGGAAGTCTATCAACATATTTTGGCCAAGCAGAAGAAGGATGACACTTCTGCGGTGTGGAATCTGTACCTGGCCGTCTACGAGCGGCTTTTTTCTCTAAAACCCGGCACCCTGGCACGAGTTCCAGGCAAGAAAACAGAGTCCCAGAGGCTGGAACAGGATAGTGAAATAGGGGCTCAGATCATTCGATCCTATTGTGAAGATTGGCTCTCGGGAGCCTACACCTATGCTTCCCTCTATTACCCCTATCTGTGGGAAAAAGCCCAGGAGAGCGCTTCGATTACCCTCCTCCTTGATACCCTGCATGCCTCGGACGGGGCCTCCGGGGAGGGGGGAGACCTACAGAAGGTTTCTGCCGATGGGGTGGGTATGGTGTCCGATCACTCCATCTCCGGCGATGGAAGAACAGAAATCGGTTCACCTCAATCTGAGGGAGAAGGGCCGGCTCAGCGCTATACCTCGCCCTGTGAGTATTTGGATTACATGAGTCAGCTGGAACCGGGGAGCTTTGATTCCAACAAGGCGCTGGCCCGCTATTATACGCAGATTGCGTCCCCGTATATGATCCCATTTCCCATGGAAGTCATGCCGGAAAAAGAGGCTATCATCCCCGAAGGCCTAGAATCCTGGGATATCGGTGATAATCCCGGCGAGATCGACTGGTTTGGGACCCTCATCCGAAGCCCCGAGGTGGTACCGGGGATGACAACAGTTAAAAAGGTCTATGGATGGGATGATGACCAGAGCCCCGGGCAAAAGGTCCCGGACTTGTATATCGGTATCGATTGTTCCGGTTCCATGGGGAATCCTGCTCTGAAATTTAGCTGGCCCGTTCTTGCAGGGACCATCATTGCCCAATCGGCATTGCGGGCCGGGGCCAGGGTGAAGGTCGTTCTTTCCGGTGAGCCTGGTTCTTTCATGGAGACCCGCGATTTTGTAAAGAGTCGGCAGGAGGTCATGAATGTGCTGATTTCCTATCTTGGAACGGGTTTTGCTTTCGGAATTCCCCGTCTTGCCGATGATTTTTCCCGTCCCAGGAAGGAGCGGACCCATATTCTGCTTTTGACCGATGACGATATCTTTGCCATGCTGAACGACGGTCCCCATTATGATCAAAAGCACTCTACCTGGGAGGTCGCAGACAAGGCCCTTAAAAACGGTGGAGGCGGCGGCTCCTTGGTCCTCTATTCAGAACCCGAGTACCATGCGAAAGAGGCTGACCGCTTGAAAAAAGAGGGCTGGGACCTCTTCTACGTATCCAATGACGAGGAGTTGTCCCGTTTTGCCAAGGCCTTTGCCCGCAAAAAATTTGGAGCCAAGCGATGAGAGTTCCGCAAAACGGTGAGCAAACAGGGCCTCAACTGGAGGATCTGCTCCACCATCTTTCCGAATGCCCCGGTGTGTTTCTGGAAACGCCGCTGTTCGTCAGCTCTGCCTCCGAGGGCGGAGTCCATAGTTTGGCTCTGATTTTTGATCTGTTTCTGCTCCAGAATGTGAAGATCCCTATAGGCTTGAAAAGGAAGTTGGAAACATCCTGGGAAAGTCCCCAGTTATCTGAGCGCTGCTGGCGAGGGTGGCAGCTTCTGGCCTACCTCTTTTCCCACAGCTGGTTCTATGAGAAAAAGGTCCTGGCAAAGGGCTTTGCCCGTGGCCTTGATCATATGCACAAGCTTACCGATATTGTGGAGGCTTCCGCTTTTATCGCCAACCCGGCACGGCGGGAGGAACTCTGTCGGCTTGCACTATTTTGGTGCGGCCTCAGGCCGCAGGGAGAGAGCCCAGAGCAGGCCGAGGATCGGCTGAAGGCACTGGATACCCTTTTCAGGAAGGACATCGAAGCGAAAAGCAGCCGGAACAGGAGCAGGGCAGAGGAGATACGACGAAAAATCCAGGAAGCCAGGGCCAGGGAGGCGGCCAATACCTATGCAAGGGAATAAGACGATCCGTCCTGTTCTGGACGATTCAGAGCGATTCCCAGGACTTGAGGATTTGAGATGGGTCTACTACCTTAGGCAGCATCCGAAGGCGCCTCTGTACAATTTCAAATCGGGAGATCGTCTCGATTCAGACGGGGTGGAGCGGCTGCATGGCTACAAGAGGACGTTGCGGAAGCTCGGTGGTACCTCATCCCTCTCCTTTATACGGGCGTTCTACAAAGAGGCCCGTTCGGATGTTCCCGCCTACCGAAACTATCCGGCGGATTTTAACGATGCTCCTTCCATGAATCGTGACGACCTGCGCAAGGCCCCCTGGGACTATGTGAAAGATAGCGCTTCGTTGGAAAATATCCTCTGTTATGCCACCTCGGGAACCACAGGGGCGCCCCTCGAGGTTATCTTTGATGCCACATGTGCCTCTTCCTGGTTGCCCCAGGTGGAGTTGATGCTGGAGAAGGAGGGCCTCGGTCTGGAAAAGGGAGCAGGAACAACGGCTGTCGCCCTGATCTGCTATCAACTGGAGACCCTGACCTATGCCTCCGCTTCATCCTATTTAGAAGGCTCCGGTTTCATCAAGGTGAACCTCCATCCCAAACAGTGGAGAGCTCCCTCGGATGCAAGCGACTATCTTCTGGGCTTAGATCCGGGACTTTTGACGGGAGACCCTCTGGCCTTTTCCGCCCTCATGGAGCTTGAGATTCCCCTACGCCCCCGTGCCATGATCTCCAGTGCCATGACCCTGAGCGAGGGATTAGCCGTTAAGCTGGAAGAGTACTTTCATTGCCCCGTCTATGATGTCTACTCCATGACCGAATGCCGAAACATAGCCTTCAAGAGACGGGGAATCATGGAGAAGATGAGACCGGACCTCTATCTGGAAATCCTGGCCCCCGGAGAGGAGCGCGTTTTGGAAGAAGGAGCGTGGGGAGAGCTGGCGGTCAGCGGCGGCAACAACCCCTATCTTCCCCTGATCCGTTATCGGACGGGAGATTTTTGCCGTCTGAGAAACCAGAGGGGGCGGCAGTTTCTGGAAGATTTTCAGGGACGACTTCCCGTTCGTTTTCCCCTGCCTCACGGCGGTTGGATAAATACGATAGATTTTTCCCGGGCCCTGGCTCCCTTGGCCCTGGCCTCCTTTCAGATTGCCCAGCAAAGGGATTTTTCTCTGGTCGTTCGCTATGGTGGGAGGGGCAAGCTCTCCCGAGAGATCGGAAAGGCCATCGGGGGCGTTTTGGAACAATACGGTGCAGAAGATCTTCCCTTTATCTTTGGAGAACCTTTGCCGGAAATTTCTGGAAAGAAAATCTGTTCCTTTGTAACGGAGTTTGAGCGTTGAAAAAGGTCGGCTTGTGTTTGGGCAAATACGCTCCCTTCCATCGGGGCCACGGCCTTGTCATAGAGACGGCCCTGAGCGAAATGGATCTGGTTCTTGTGTTGATTTACAACAGTCATGTGACCTCCATTCCCCTGAAAAAACGGGCGGACTGGATTCGCCGCATCTATCCCGAGCGGGTCAAGGTGATAGAGGCCTACGACGGTCCGGAAGAGACCGGTTACAGCCCCGAGATCAAAAGCAAGCAGGAAGCTTATGTCTTGAAGAAGCTAACAGGGTGGCAGATTCACAGCTTCTATTCCTCGGAACCCTACGGGGAACATATGAGCCGGGCCTTGGGTTGTCGAAACCGTCAGGTTGATTGCCAGAGGCTGCAATTCCCCATATCGGCCACACTCCTGCGAGAGGATCCCTATACATACCGCCGTTTTCTCAGCCCCGAGGTCTACTTTGACCACGTAATCAAGGTCGTATTTCACGGAGCACCCAGTACGGGAAAAACCACCATTTCGGAGGCTCTGGCCCGGAAATTTCACACGGCCTGGATGCCTGAGTACGGTCGGGAATACTGGGAAAAACATGAAGTGGACCGAAGGCTAAGCCCCCGTCAGCTTCTGGAGATAGCCTGCGAACACAGAAAACGGGAACTGAGGGATGTGTATGAGGCAAGGGATTTCTATTTTATCGATACCTGTGCACTTTCCACCTACCACTTTGCCCTGGATTATCACGGTACGGCTCTTCCCGAGCTTTGCCGCCTGGCCGATGAGGCTGGAAGCCGCTACGATCTGCATATTCTTTGCGGCGATGATATTCCCTATGATGATACACCCGACCGTTCGGGTGAGGTGTATAGATCAAGATTTCAAAAGAGATTTGAAAAAGATCTTCAAAAACGGCAGATCCCCTACATTCTGCTTACCGGTTCCCTGGAAGAGCGGATAGAAAAGGTCTCCATACTTTTGAAGCATACCAAGGAGTTACATTCATGCTGAACTTTTTTTCCATCAACCATGTAGCCTTCACCGTTCTTCAGTATCCCATGAGCTATGTGGAGTTTCTGGGGACCATCTTTTATATATGGTCGGTCTGGCTTATTGCCCAGAAAAAGATGCTCACCTGGCCGGTCGGTATTGTATCGGTCATCCTGTATGCATTTCTTTTCTATCAGATTCGTCTCTATTCTGATTTTCTGGAGCAGCTCTACTACTTGGGGGCCAGTGTCTATGGATGGTGGTTTTGGGATAAAAAGAAAAAAGAGGATCAGGAGATCGCTGTCGTCCGCGGTACTCTAAAGAATAACATATTCTGGCTGGCTGGTATTCTCATTGTTTCGGGATTCACCGGCCTTTTGATGGGAAGAATCCATCTGATTCTTCCGAAAATCTTTCCCCAGCCGGCTGATTTTCCTTTCTGGGATGCCTTTACCACCATAAGCAGTTTTGCCGCCATGTTCCTTCTGGCCCGAAAACGATTTGAGAGTTGGCTTCTCTGGATTGTGGTTGACGTGATAGGAATCGTGCTCTATTACGTCAAGGGGGTGAAATTCCTTTCGCTGCTTTACGTCTTTCTGTTGCTTATCGCCCTTAAGGGCTTTTTAAGCTGGCGGTCCTCTTTGCATAGTGTTCCGAATCCTGGTGATAACCGGAGCACTGCCCATATAGGGAATGGGCAGTGATACTATGTGACCGGCTGATGCAAGACAAAAGCCGGGGCAAAAGAATCCCATAATCTTTGGGGTCCGGGGCGAAGGGCCCCGGAGAAGGGGGTGCGTCGAGATCACCGGGGGCTTCCCCCGGAAGCTCGGCGCAGGGGGAAGGCGTTCCCCCACCAAAAAAGAAAAAGTCTGAAGGTCGAAATTTATATGACAGGCAGGTATTCCTCTTCATTACCATGGGGCTGTTTCACGAGGATAGTGTTCCGAATCCTGGTGGTGATATGTTGTTTTTGCCGAAGAAAACCTTGATTTTCCTTTCTTGTCCAATTTTTTATACGTGTGTCTTTGTAAGGGCCGAATAGCAAAGGAATTATACTCTTTGCACCACCAATATTCCTAACACTAGTGGTTTATATTGACAAAAAAAAGAAATATGCGTTAGTATACTTTAACCGTATTAGTTAAGACTAATTAAATTCTAGAAACCTAATACAATGCTTGAAAGGAGTAAAGAATGGATACCACCGGTGGAACCGGCTTGATCATATATTCAAGTAAGACAGGTAATACACGTACGTTAGCCCGGGGCGTGGTTCAGGGACTTGGTATGCGGGTTAAACTGGCAGCAATAGAAGAAAATTTAGATGCTTTGTCCTTCTCTTGGGTGATTATCGGTTTTTGGGTTGATAGGGGAGATCTTGATGCCAAGGCACGTTCATATGTAGAAACACTTTCTGGATGTAAGGTTGGTCTTATTGGAACCCTTGGAGCCTATCCTGATTCGCCTCATGCCAAAGATGTCGAGAATCATGTACGGGATGTCATATCTGCGAGAAACAAATATCTGGGATGTTTTTTATGCCAGGGACGGATTGATCCGGCCCTGACAAGGAAGTTTGAGCAGCTGCCGCCGGATCATCCTCACGCTATGAATGAAGAACGCCGAAAGCGTCACACAGAGGCCGCATTCCATCCCAATGATGCAGATATTGCGGCTGCTACTGCAGCATGTGCGGAAATGATAAAGGCCGCAAGATAATCATGAAACATACAGCCTCCAGCAGGATGCGCTTACTCCTGTGGATACTCGCGATTGTCTTGGTGATACTGCTTCTTGTGGGTGTCGCTTCCGGGAGTGTCCGGATTCCTCTGCGGACCGTCATCTCCGTGCTTACCGGTCATGCCGAAGCTGATGCCAATGCCACGATTATTTTAGGAATACGTCTACCCCGCTTACTTATGGCAATTTTGGTGGGGATGATGCTCTCTACGGCGGGAACGGTGGCACAGGCGGTGTTCCGGAATCCTTTGGCGGACCCCTACATTATCGGTATTAGCGCGGGTGCCGTAGCAGGTGCAATCCTTGCGTTCTTTTTGGGATTGCCCGATGTCTATTACGGGATTTTTGCTTTCTTTACCGCACTGGCCACGGCGTTTCTTATTTTTCGTCTGGCAGGACGAAAAGGAAAAGCCGACACGGCTATGCTTCTCATTGTAGGAATAGCCGTGTCGTCGTTCTTGAGTGCCTTAACCTCCTTTGTCATGTATTCGGCTGGCGAGGATTCATACCGAGTGATGGTGTGGACCATGGGGTACTTGGGGGCGGCTACATGGGGCCGGGTAGGGCTACTGGTAGTGCCGCTTATCGCGTCGTCAGCCTACTTCCTCTATCTTCGACAGGATATTGATGCCTTGCTGATGGGGGACGAAGAGGCGTATTCGCTTGGCATCGATGTCGGCAAGCTTAAGCGACGGTTATTACTGGTTACCAGCTTGATAGTCTCTTTTTCGGTGGCATTTACCGGTATGATTGGTTTTGTGGGACTCATTGTGCCCCATGCCATACGGCTCATTATCGGAAATGGCCACGCTCGTCTTTTACCTCTTGCGGCATTTTCCGGCGGTGTCTTCTTGCTTTTTGCCGATACCCTGGCTCGTACACTACTTGCGCCGACAGAGATTCCTATCGGTGTGGTAACGGCTTTTTTCGGGGCCCCGTTCTTTCTGGTTTTAGCCGTTCGGGCTGGTCGAGGAGGCGCAGTATGAGTCTATGTGCGGAACATATCCATTTTTCCTACCGGGATAAGACGGTTCTTGCCGGTGTCGACTTTACATTGCAACAGGGAGAGGTCTTTGGTTTGTTGGGCCCCAACGGATCGGGAAAATCGACCTGTCTGAAAACTGTATTGGGGTATCTCAAACCCTCCTCTGGTCGGATCGTTTTTGCAAGGTTCGGTTCTTTGCCGTACGGTTTGCTGGTTGGTAAAGAGGTTGCCCGGCGGGTTGCCTTTGTACCGCAGCAGACTGCATTGCATTCGGCAATTACCGTTTTCGAAGCGATTCTTATGGGACGCTTGCCACATCTTGCCGATCGCTGGAGCGGTTACGGGGCGGAAGACAAAAAGAGCGTTCGTGAGGTGGTAGAGGCCTTGGGCCTGTGCGACTTAGTGGACCGAAATGTGACCTGTCTCTCAGGGGGCGAGTTGCAAAAGGTCATTATTGCCCGCTGCCTTGTACAGGAGAGCGATATTCTCCTGCTGGACGAAGCTACGGCAGGTCTCGACTTAAATCACGCTGTAGAAATCATGGAGTTTATGCGACGAAAAGCGAAGGAAGAGTCGAAAAGCATCGTCGCAGTACTTCACGATGTGAATCTCGCTTCTCAGTACTGCGATCGTATAGCGCTACTCAAAAAAGGCTGTTTACGCTACATCGGTACTCCTGAAGAGGTTATAAGCGAAACGGTACTGGAAGAGATCTACGGTATTCGGGCGAAGATCGGCTACGATGATGGCGGCAAGCCTTTCGTTTTGCCGCGGCGGATAGAAACTGCTGAAAGAGAGGTTGCCAATGTTTGCTGAACGTTATCGCTCACACCATGATGCAGAGGCAAAATTAGCTTCTATTTTGGGACTGTATGCACATTCGCGTTCCGGAACAGTGGACTGGGAGGATGTGGAGCGGCCTCTCTACTCTGCGCCACCGTCTGGGAGACGCTGTATCTATATCCATATCCCATACTGCGATACAATTTGTGAATTTTGCAATCTTAATCGTACCGCTCGGGGACATACCGATTTAGATGCGTATACAAAGTATCTAATAAAGGAGATCGAGTGGTATGCCCGATATCCGTACATCAGGGATGGTCAGTTCGACGCCATATATTTTGGCGGCGGCACGCCCACTATTTTACAGACTGAGCAGCTTAGCCTGGTACTTCGAGCCTTACGCGACTCTTTTCACTTGTCAGAGGATTGTGAAATAACATTGGAATCGACACTTCATAATCTGCCGGCTGAAAAAAGTGCCCGCCTCCAGCAGGAGGGGGTGAACCGTTTGAGCCTTGGTGTTCAAACCTTTTCGTCCCGTGGAAGATCATTTCTCGGCAGAACAGGGGATGCAGAATATGCTATCGCTCGACTGCGAGCGATCCGGCAGCTCTTTTCTGGTGTCCTTGGAATAGACATTATCTACAGCTACTTCGATCAGAGTCTGGAGGAGGTCGCTCATGATGCTTCTCTTTGTTCTGATTTGTCCCTTGACGGTGCGAGTTTTTATTCTCTCATGATTCACGACGGTTCTTCCTTGGGGCAGCGTATTGCGAAAGGTGAAATTCCCTTTGGCCGGAGCCTGGAAGATGATCGACAACGGCATAATCGTTTTTATGAGGATATGCATGCGGGTGGATACGAAATGCTGGAGCTCTCCAAGCTTGTTCGTCCCGGCCGTGATGAATATCGGTACATACGAATTCGATATGAGAATGGTGATGTTCTTCCCATTGGAGCAGGGGCGGGCGGGCAGTTGGCTGGATACCGTATCTATTCCATGGCACAGGGCCGCCGCTTTGCTTCGAAGATAGAACCTGCTTATGCACAATACCACCGCGTGTTAGGCCATTTACAGTTTGGTTGCTACGACCTTACAACCCTCTCGGAGGAATTAGGGCCGGATTCGTATGCTCCTTTGCGGGAACGAATGGACTATTTTGTCCGCAATGGGATGCTGGTACCGGAAACGGATGATCTGTATACGTTAACCGCCGATGGAATTTTCTGGGGAAATAATATTGCGGTGGACATATTGAAAGCGGCGATAGATGGGACGAAAGAACATCACTAGGCTTTCGCCTCTCGGCGAAAGCGGTGCTGGACACAGAAAAGGAGAAATATTATGCGAAAGATAGCATATCTTGTTGCCGTTATCCTCGCTTTTGCAGGATGCGGAAATGAAAAGTCCTCTCATACGGATGCTGCATCTTCAGCTTCATCGGCAGATACCGGAAAGCAGCTCGCATCCGTTACCATAGATGAAGCGACGGGGCGTGCACGTGATGCATATGGTCATACCATCGAGGTTCGTCCATATCAAAGAATGGTAGTAGCTTCGCTGGGAGCCGTAGAAACACTGTATCTTATTGGGGGCGAAGATGCCATGGTTGCTATAGCAACCAGTCGTGGGGGTGTCTGGCCCGAAGAGAAGACAGCCTTGCTTCCTAGTGTAGGAAATGTGGCTCGTCCAAGTTTTGAGACGATTATATCCTTTGATCCCGATATCGTTATTCTCAGCGCCATGTCTTTGGATATCGCCGAAAGCCTGTCTGGGCGCGGTATCCCCGTATTCATTCACGACGCCACGTCAATCGAAGATATTTTCGCTTCCGTAGAGCTTTTGGGCGATCTTTCGGCTAAAGAATCGGCAGCAGAGGCCTTGATAGCCGAAAAACGGGCTCGCCTGGCGGAAGTGGCGTCTGCGGTTGCCAAGCGGACGGTGCGGCTAAAAGGTGCATTTCTCTATTCAGCCAATCCCGTCATGGGCTTTACCAACGAATCGCTTCCTGGCGAGATACTGAATCTCCTAGGGGTAACGAATATAGCCGTGGGGCTAAGCGGGAAGCGTCCTATTATCTCATCTGAGCTCCTCATATCCGAAAATCCCGATTTTCTTTTTATCTCCATGTCGATTGAGAACCCCGAAGACTTGCTTAGGGCAGAATCTGCCGTCGCAAGAACTCGTGCAGGGAGAGAAGGCCACATCAGCACGATTCCTTCTTCTTTGATTCTGCGCCCCTCTCCACGTATTGTGGACGGAATTTCGACGCTCCAAGAAATTCTTGCGGAGATTCCTCCTGCCCCGGAAGAGGGATGAGGAGCTTGTGATGTTTTTGGAAACCTTTCACCATATTGTTGCATTCATTCAACTGGGAGGTATCCTCAACTGGATTCTTGTCGGGCTATATCTGGTTGTTCTTGTGCTTGCAGTGGATCGTTGTGCTTACTTTATTCGCACAGGATACCAGCGTAATCGTCTTGTTGCCGGTATCGATTCGGCTTTTTTTGCATCCATATCGGATAATGGCACCGACGGCCAAACGCCGGCTTTCCCTTGGCCTAAACATTACGCTAAAAGTCAGCCGGTGCGCATGATTGCCCTTGTACTCGAAGATCGACGGTCGACGAAAGAGGCTTTGGACGAGGCCGTGGATCGTGAAGGTTCGGCCATACGGAGGGAGATGGATCGTGGCTTAGAGGCTCTTTCGGTCATCGGTAACATTGCTCCTCTAATGGGTTTACTTGGCACGGTGACGGGGCTTATGAGGGCTTTTCATCGCATCGAATCCCTCGGCGGTACCGTCGATATTGCCGCTTTTTCCGGTGGTATCTGGGAGGCAATGATCACGACAGCCATCGGATTAATCGTGGCTATTCCGGCAGTAGTTTTTTGCAGAGTCTTCGAAAAGATTGTAGAACGTCGTGGTGAAGATATGGGGTATGTCGTTTCTCTCGTATCGGAAAGCTTGCATGAGGGGACTGTGGAAAACCCTCGGGCGGGGCAAAGCCGGGAGAGTGCATAATGAAAACCTTTGGTGCCGTTCGATCTCGCCAAAGCGGCTTGAATATGACATCCCTTATCGATGTAGTTTTTATTCTTCTTATTTTTTTCATGATTGGATCAAGGTTTGAGAAGCCTGCGATTTCTCTTACCCTTCCAAACGCAACGACGGGAGAACGGGTGGAGCGTCAAATAATTACCGTCTCCATAGATTCCGAGGGGAATTTGTATGTAGAGGGGAAACCCATTGAACCGGCAGCCCTGGAGCTGTTTATTGCACCGTTGGCGACGGCCGATCCCGAGTTAACGGCATCTTTGGAATGCGACGGGGCAGTCCCTTTTGCAAAGGTGACGAAGATTCTGGATTCTTTGAAGCGGGCAGGAATTCTCAATGTGGCGGTTCGGCACGAGTTCCCTCGCTGATCGCCTTACCCCTATCGCACTCTGTGCGGCGGTGATCTTTGTTCACGGGCTTATTTGGGGAAGCCTTGATTTTTCTTTTGAAGCGGCTCAAAAAGAACCTGAGCCCATGACTGTTCGTTTTACCAGCCTCGAGGGGCTGGATGCTACGCCTGCGGGCAATGAGCTTGTCCCCCTTGAAGGTGATCCTGTGGTAGTGCCGAAGCCTCAGGAAACTCGTATAGAGGAGCCTTCCATGCCTGACGTTGCAGCATCGGAGATAGAGGAGTCCCCCATGACTGAGGTGCTTGAGACCGAAGTAAAGCCGGTTGAAAGCCCCCAGAGGATCTCGGCGAAAGCTCCGGAGACTGCCCGGCACGTTCGAGAGGAGGCAAGCCCGGCTGAGGCCGCTTCCGTAGCTACCGTTTCAAAAAGTGAAGTCGGTGCTTCTTCAGCTCTCGGCAGGGACGGCGGGTCGGCTTACGGTGAAAGCCTGTCCCTCGATTATCGTGCCATCATTCTCCGCCAGTTGGAAGGACGGAAGGTTTATCCAGCGGCGGCTCGAAAACGGGGAATAATAGGCCCTGTAACCCTTTGTTTTTCTGTTGCTCCCGATGGAACAGTATCTGAACTTTCCGTAGAGGTAGCCTCACATCGATTTTTACGGCAGGCCGCTCTGGAATCTGTACGAAAGGCAGCGCCCTTTTCTTTTCCTGAGCGTCCTTCTGGAAAGATCGATATGCAGGTAACGCTTGAATATCGGTTGGAAGAGTAAAATGAGGAGGACTTTATGCGATATCCATCGGCGTTGGTATACGCCATAATTTTCAGCGTTGTGGGGTCTCTTTCTGTCTTTGCACAGGAGGAAACAAAAGATGAACCTGCCGTTATTGTCGTAACAGGCGCGAAGGCAGCACAGGATATTGAGGAGACCGTCGAAGCGGTAGAAGTCGTTACGGCTGAAGAGATACAGGAAATGGGGGCAAAAAACGTCAAGGAAGTTATGGAGAACATCCCTGGTGTTATTATCTATAATCATCCTGTTTCGACGCTTATGATGCAAGGCTTTGCACCGGAGTATGTGAAGATCCTTGTCAACGGCATCGAGATAGCAGGAGACGTCGGCGGAGCCACCCCTATAGCTCAATTATCCGCTTCCGAAATCGAGCGTATAGAGATTGTCCGGGGTGCGTCGTCGGTGCTCTATGGATCAGATGCCATGGGCGGTGTCATTAATATTATTACCAAGAAAGCGGAGAAAGAGAAAATTTCCGCTTCTGTGGCTCAGGAGATTGCATCAAACTTACGGTACTACGGGGAAGGTGCCGTATCGTATGCACATGATCTTTTTGCCCTCTCGGTGATGGGCTCCTTTGACTACGACGATGGTAAGTCTG
Coding sequences:
- a CDS encoding coproporphyrinogen-III oxidase family protein; its protein translation is MFAERYRSHHDAEAKLASILGLYAHSRSGTVDWEDVERPLYSAPPSGRRCIYIHIPYCDTICEFCNLNRTARGHTDLDAYTKYLIKEIEWYARYPYIRDGQFDAIYFGGGTPTILQTEQLSLVLRALRDSFHLSEDCEITLESTLHNLPAEKSARLQQEGVNRLSLGVQTFSSRGRSFLGRTGDAEYAIARLRAIRQLFSGVLGIDIIYSYFDQSLEEVAHDASLCSDLSLDGASFYSLMIHDGSSLGQRIAKGEIPFGRSLEDDRQRHNRFYEDMHAGGYEMLELSKLVRPGRDEYRYIRIRYENGDVLPIGAGAGGQLAGYRIYSMAQGRRFASKIEPAYAQYHRVLGHLQFGCYDLTTLSEELGPDSYAPLRERMDYFVRNGMLVPETDDLYTLTADGIFWGNNIAVDILKAAIDGTKEHH
- a CDS encoding ABC transporter substrate-binding protein gives rise to the protein MRKIAYLVAVILAFAGCGNEKSSHTDAASSASSADTGKQLASVTIDEATGRARDAYGHTIEVRPYQRMVVASLGAVETLYLIGGEDAMVAIATSRGGVWPEEKTALLPSVGNVARPSFETIISFDPDIVILSAMSLDIAESLSGRGIPVFIHDATSIEDIFASVELLGDLSAKESAAEALIAEKRARLAEVASAVAKRTVRLKGAFLYSANPVMGFTNESLPGEILNLLGVTNIAVGLSGKRPIISSELLISENPDFLFISMSIENPEDLLRAESAVARTRAGREGHISTIPSSLILRPSPRIVDGISTLQEILAEIPPAPEEG
- a CDS encoding MotA/TolQ/ExbB proton channel family protein, with the translated sequence MFLETFHHIVAFIQLGGILNWILVGLYLVVLVLAVDRCAYFIRTGYQRNRLVAGIDSAFFASISDNGTDGQTPAFPWPKHYAKSQPVRMIALVLEDRRSTKEALDEAVDREGSAIRREMDRGLEALSVIGNIAPLMGLLGTVTGLMRAFHRIESLGGTVDIAAFSGGIWEAMITTAIGLIVAIPAVVFCRVFEKIVERRGEDMGYVVSLVSESLHEGTVENPRAGQSRESA
- a CDS encoding ExbD/TolR family protein, whose translation is MKTFGAVRSRQSGLNMTSLIDVVFILLIFFMIGSRFEKPAISLTLPNATTGERVERQIITVSIDSEGNLYVEGKPIEPAALELFIAPLATADPELTASLECDGAVPFAKVTKILDSLKRAGILNVAVRHEFPR
- a CDS encoding energy transducer TonB, whose translation is MWRFGTSSLADRLTPIALCAAVIFVHGLIWGSLDFSFEAAQKEPEPMTVRFTSLEGLDATPAGNELVPLEGDPVVVPKPQETRIEEPSMPDVAASEIEESPMTEVLETEVKPVESPQRISAKAPETARHVREEASPAEAASVATVSKSEVGASSALGRDGGSAYGESLSLDYRAIILRQLEGRKVYPAAARKRGIIGPVTLCFSVAPDGTVSELSVEVASHRFLRQAALESVRKAAPFSFPERPSGKIDMQVTLEYRLEE